ATCGCGATGAATTGTGGAAACTGCTGATCACGATCGTGATTCGCAAGGCCAACCGGCACAAGGAACGAGCGACCGCTTTGAAACGCGGCGGCGGCATTGTTCGCGGAGAGTCAGTCTTTGCCGCGCCGGACAGCGGTAAGTCCGCCGGTCTGGCTGGTTTTCCCGACGAAGCGTTCTTTTCTGACCTGTCGTCCGAATGCAGTCATCTGCTGAGTCTGCTGGACGACGACACTCTACGACGAATCGCGCTGCTGAAGCTGGAAGGTTACACGACTGATGAAATTGCTGCTGAGATGAATGTCGCCCGCAGCACTGTGAAACGCAAGCTGGACCGCATTCGGGAACAATGGAAGGACTGCGACTCGAATGACTGACAGCAACGTTTTTACCGGCAGCGGCGAACACTGATGCTTTCTGCACGTCTTATGCTGCCCGCGGCGGACACTGATGCTCTTCGCAACTCTAAGGCCTTCGGCCGATGAGAACATACCCTCCCGTTTCAACGGGAGGGTCGAAGTTTGATCGCCGTGC
This region of Planctomycetaceae bacterium genomic DNA includes:
- a CDS encoding ECF-type sigma factor, producing MSDDISVLLQRIREGRDEEASRKLWEAYFEKMTAVARRNLGSLPKRVADEEDVAASAMHSFFKAAEGGRLQDLQNRDELWKLLITIVIRKANRHKERATALKRGGGIVRGESVFAAPDSGKSAGLAGFPDEAFFSDLSSECSHLLSLLDDDTLRRIALLKLEGYTTDEIAAEMNVARSTVKRKLDRIREQWKDCDSND